From Triticum aestivum cultivar Chinese Spring chromosome 7B, IWGSC CS RefSeq v2.1, whole genome shotgun sequence:
ATAAACTTCTTCAGTGCAACGTGCAACCCGCTAGTAGTCTGCTCTCACACCGTGGCCATTAGGGAAAAGCAAATTAAAATCTCCAAAAATATATACCAGAAAATGAAATAAATCATGGAAGCGCcatgaaaaataaaatgaaaatgaaaatcactaaaaaGATTACATATTCAGAAAACAAGATCATGGATACATGATAGAGTTAGAATAACCTAACAAGTTCTCCGGAGGAATTGCTAGCACACAATTAACTATGAGGCAGAGGTAGACGGCGGTGGCTGCCCGGTGAGAAAGAGTTTGATGCCCGTGCTGTCATGGCAAGGCGCGAGGTAGACGACAGCGGCTGTCCGGCGATCCAACGAGACAGGAGGTAGACCTTGGTGGCTGGCCGGCGAGTTGGAAGTAAACAACGGTGGCTGAAGGTTGTCCAGTACAAACACTACTGCTACAATGACCACCCAAGACAGACAATAAACCTGCAGCCACAAAATCAAGTTTACATGGGACAATCAA
This genomic window contains:
- the LOC123157921 gene encoding uncharacterized protein, yielding MMDEQRVRVFPTTAKTASTKAATDLNSEHQVYCLSWVVIVAVVFVLDNLQPPLFTSNSPASHQGLPPVSLDRRTAAVVYLAPCHDSTGIKLFLTGQPPPSTSAS